One region of Chryseobacterium muglaense genomic DNA includes:
- a CDS encoding aspartyl protease family protein, with product MKFRFLISILLLGIFINAQNNFEIKNGDKVVIPFKLINNLIFIPININGAELTFMLDTGVTENTIFSLENKEIKLGNMEKMKFSGLGGNKSIEGYKSDLNTGKIGKNFINDSLMVYIIQDEEFNISSHIGIPVNGFIGYHFFKDYPLIIDYTSKKITVFKDRALFEKKIKKFDAFAISVEKSKPYIMADVEMTNEKKPSKLLIDIGNSDPIWLFPVLIKDFVYNRPNIEDYLGRGFNGDIYGKRSRIHQLDLGKFKFEKPLTAMPDEFSIQHINLAKDRKGSVGGEIMRRFTVAFDYKNEKIYLRKNKNYGDPFHFNMSGLDFKQDGLQWDKDYLTFKTLTEKSTSGDIQTYNSNVYYKFVLKPLFSIAGVRKDSPAGKAGLKKDDQLLIINGKKTSDMTLNKIMDIMKSEEGKTINMTIDRKGLELKFSFTLEDPIPYQE from the coding sequence ATGAAATTTAGATTTTTAATATCGATTTTACTGTTGGGTATTTTTATTAATGCTCAAAATAATTTTGAGATTAAAAATGGAGATAAAGTAGTGATTCCTTTTAAGCTGATTAATAATTTAATCTTTATTCCTATAAACATCAATGGTGCAGAACTCACTTTTATGCTTGATACCGGGGTAACAGAAAACACCATTTTCAGTCTCGAAAACAAAGAAATAAAGTTGGGCAACATGGAAAAAATGAAATTTTCCGGACTTGGGGGCAATAAGAGTATTGAGGGGTATAAATCTGATTTAAATACCGGAAAAATAGGAAAAAATTTCATCAACGATTCTTTGATGGTGTACATTATTCAGGATGAAGAATTCAATATTTCTTCACACATCGGAATTCCTGTGAATGGATTTATTGGTTATCATTTTTTTAAAGACTATCCTCTTATAATAGATTACACTTCAAAAAAAATTACCGTTTTTAAAGACCGCGCACTTTTTGAAAAGAAAATAAAAAAATTTGATGCTTTTGCCATTTCTGTTGAAAAAAGCAAGCCTTACATCATGGCAGATGTAGAAATGACCAACGAAAAAAAACCGTCAAAACTACTTATTGATATTGGTAACAGCGACCCTATTTGGTTGTTTCCTGTTTTAATTAAAGATTTTGTCTACAACAGACCCAATATTGAAGATTATTTGGGAAGAGGTTTTAACGGAGATATTTATGGCAAAAGAAGCAGAATTCATCAGCTTGATCTTGGGAAATTTAAGTTTGAAAAACCTCTTACAGCAATGCCAGATGAGTTTTCTATTCAGCATATTAATTTAGCAAAAGACAGAAAAGGCTCAGTCGGAGGGGAAATCATGCGTAGATTTACGGTAGCTTTTGATTACAAAAACGAAAAAATATACCTTAGAAAAAACAAAAATTACGGTGACCCATTTCATTTTAATATGAGCGGGCTTGATTTTAAGCAAGACGGTCTTCAATGGGATAAAGATTATTTGACTTTTAAAACATTGACTGAAAAATCAACATCAGGAGATATTCAAACATACAACAGTAATGTTTATTATAAATTTGTATTAAAACCTCTGTTTTCAATTGCTGGGGTAAGAAAAGACTCTCCTGCCGGTAAAGCGGGCCTAAAAAAAGATGATCAGTTGCTCATTATCAACGGAAAGAAAACTTCAGATATGACGCTAAATAAAATAATGGATATCATGAAATCTGAAGAAGGAAAAACAATCAATATGACCATAGACAGAAAAGGTCTGGAGCTTAAATTTTCTTTCACATTAGAAGACCCAATTCCCTATCAAGAATAA
- a CDS encoding alpha/beta hydrolase: MNLDYIVREPENISPITPILFMLHGYGSNEQDLFSFRESLPADWIIVSFRAPKATQFEGYSWFDIDFNNPEQFIDIDQAKEVLESILANIMAITNKYGLTRNKTHLCGFSQGGILCYSLALKYPELFNYVACLSAYPEEKLLTDIVKDKKKLENLRFFVSHGSDDAIIPMEWGKKAADLLYDLSCYFTFREYMSGHGVNQKNYIDLMEFFSK, from the coding sequence ATGAATTTAGATTACATCGTAAGAGAACCCGAAAATATCAGTCCCATCACTCCCATTCTTTTTATGCTTCACGGCTATGGCAGCAATGAGCAAGACCTTTTCAGTTTCAGAGAAAGCCTTCCTGCAGACTGGATTATTGTGAGTTTCAGAGCTCCAAAAGCCACTCAGTTTGAAGGATATTCTTGGTTTGATATTGATTTTAATAACCCTGAACAATTTATAGATATCGACCAGGCCAAAGAAGTGTTAGAAAGTATTTTAGCAAACATTATGGCGATTACCAACAAATATGGTCTTACAAGAAACAAAACCCACCTTTGTGGTTTTAGTCAGGGTGGAATTTTATGCTACAGTTTAGCTTTAAAATACCCTGAGCTCTTTAATTACGTCGCCTGCCTAAGTGCTTATCCTGAAGAGAAATTACTGACAGATATTGTAAAAGATAAAAAGAAGCTAGAAAATCTTCGTTTTTTTGTTTCCCACGGAAGCGACGACGCAATTATCCCAATGGAATGGGGGAAAAAAGCAGCAGATTTACTGTATGATCTGAGCTGCTATTTCACATTTAGAGAATATATGAGCGGCCATGGTGTTAACCAAAAAAACTACATCGATTTAATGGAATTTTTCTCAAAATAA